In Centropristis striata isolate RG_2023a ecotype Rhode Island chromosome 5, C.striata_1.0, whole genome shotgun sequence, a single genomic region encodes these proteins:
- the cxxc1a gene encoding CXXC-type zinc finger protein 1a, giving the protein MSEEAAGAERGPEEEQEEKEDEEEQKEGREGEEGGRGPMDMHRGPVYCICRKPDINCFMIGCDSCTEWFHGDCVGVSEKAAKAIRVWYCPSCRDKDSSLEIKFRPKKLKEEKESEPEREDRPDGEGGCQPRTDRRRGSQIKRSARMCGECDACLRTEDCAQCDFCKDMKKFGGPNKIRQKCRLRQCEVRARKMLRVKDEEMSRSGTRGRGLARKGAGQQTEEEDEDEDEEDAFSESELELYEQYKAAGYRDLVWHSEEEDAHSDSLRKKAVKVKHVKRREKKTEKKKSSISVSVSVPREEVKPRRHKAKQRHRERVRHSERGGVGGAKEVGGAMRQCLGPGCIQPARSGSKYCSEDCGMKLAANRIYEILPQRIQQWQQSPCVAEEMGRRQLERIRKEQQAARLRLQLMEKRFHELEGIINNAKQQQVQHSEEVAEGDGDDTDLQIFCVSCSHPVNPKVALRHMERCYAKYESQTSFGSMYPTRIEGATRLFCDVYNPQSKTYCKRLQVLCPEHSRDPKVPADEVCGCPLVKDVFEPTGEFCRLSKRKCNKHYCWEKLRRAEVDLERVRVWYKLDELFEQERNLRTAMTNRAGLLALMLHQTIQHDPITTDLRSAKDR; this is encoded by the exons ATG TCAGAGGAGGCTGCAGGAGCAGAGCGAGgcccagaggaggagcaggaggaaaaggaagacgaggaggagcagaaggagggaAGAGAAGGTGAAGAGGGAGGACGAGGACCGATGGATATGCACAGAGGACCCGTCTACTGCATCTGCAGGAAGCCAGACATCAACTGCTTCATGat agGGTGCGACAGCTGCACTGAGTGGTTTCATGGCGACTGTGTTGGAGTTTCAGAAAAAGCAGCAAAAGCGATCAGAGTCTGGTACTGTCCGTCCTGCAGAG ACAAAGACTCGTCTCTGGAGATTAAATTCCGTCCGAAGAAgctgaaggaggagaaagagtcGGAGCCGGAGAGAGAGGACCGACCTGATGGAGAGGGAGGCTGCCAGCCCAGGACGGACAGGAGGCGGGGCTCACAG ATCAAGCGTTCGGCTCGGATGTGTGGCGAGTGCGACGCCTGTCTGCGGACCGAGGACTGCGCTCAGTGCGACTTctgcaaagacatgaaaaagttcGGAGGACCGAACAAAATCCGCCAAAAGTGTCGGCTGAGGCAGTGTGAGGTCCGAGCCCGG AAGATGCTTCGTGTCAAAGACGAGGAGATGAGTCGGAGCggcaccagggggcggggcctggcGAGGAAGGGGGCGGGGCAGCAGAcggaggaggaagacgaggacgaggacgaggaggacgCCTTCAGCGAGAGCGAGCTGGAGCTGTACGAGCAGTACAAGGCCGCCGGATACAGAGACCTG GTGTGGCATAGcgaggaggaggacgctcaCTCCGACTCTCTGAGGAAGAAGGCGGTGAAGGTGAAACACGTGAAGAGACGAGAGAAGAAGACGGAGAAGAAG AAGTCGTCCATCTCCGTCTCCGTCTCCGTCCCCAGAGAGGAGGTGAAGCCGCGGCGCCATAAGGCGAAGCAGCGCCACAGGGAGCGGGTACGTCACAGCGAGCGGGGGGGAGTGGGCGGGGCTAAGGAGGTGGGCGGGGCTATGCGGCAGTGTCTGGGACCAGGATGTATCCAACCAGCGAGGAGCGGCTCCAAGTACTGCAGCGAAGACTGTGGAATGAAGCTCGCCGCcaa tcGTATCTATGAGATCCTGCCTCAGCGGATCCAGCAGTGGCAGCAGAGTCCGTGCGTTGCCGAGGAGATGGGGCGGAGACAGCTTGAGCGAATCAGGAAGGAGCAGCAGGCGGCGAGGCTCCGCCTCCAGCTAATGGAAAAACGCTTTCATGAGCTTGAAGGAATCATCAACAATGCCAAGCAGCAGCAGGTCCAGCACAGCGAGGAG GTGGCTGaaggtgatggtgatgatacAGACCTGCAGATCTTCTGTGTGTCCTGCAGTCATCCAGTGAACCCGAAGGTGGCGCTgcgtcacatggagcgctgctacgCCAAG TACGAGAGTCAGACATCGTTTGGTTCCATGTACCCAACACGAATAGAGGG GGCCACCCGGCTCTTCTGTGACGTGTATAACCCTCAGAGTAAGACGTACTGTAAACGTCTGCAGGTTCTGTGTCCTGAACACTCCAGAGAcccaaag GTCCCAGCAGACGAAGTGTGTGGCTGTCCTCTGGTGAAGGACGTCTTTGAGCCGACTGGAGAGTTTTGTCGTCTTTCTAAGAGGAAATGTAACAAACATTACTGCTGGGAGAAACTCCGCCGTGCAGAGGTCGACCTGGAGAGAGTCCGCGTG tggtACAAGCTGGATGAGCTGTTTGAGCAGGAGAGGAATCTGAGGACGGCGATGACGAACCGAGCCGGTTTATTGGCTCTGATGCTGCACCAGACCATCCAACACGACCCAATCACTACAGACCTCCGCTCTGCcaaggacaggtag